A genomic segment from Tachypleus tridentatus isolate NWPU-2018 unplaced genomic scaffold, ASM421037v1 Hic_cluster_2, whole genome shotgun sequence encodes:
- the ND-B16.6 gene encoding NADH dehydrogenase (ubiquinone) B16.6 subunit — translation MAGLNYKQDMPPKGGYSPIIFERIPVKTYFNGYAMFAGFTALTSFSMYMYCQNFKKRRLLKIERQDVMNALEPVLLAERDRAYLKQLRRNVEEEHELMKNVPGWKVGTYYGEPVFKTVPKDKLVDPILEEYYAHASRKAYDDKAYEFTWR, via the exons ATGGCAGGGTTGAATTATAAACAAGATATGCCTCCGAAGGGAGGATATTCACCTATTATTTTTGAACGGATTCCagtaaaaacgtattttaatg GGTATGCTATGTTTGCAGGGTTTACTGCATTGACATCATTTTCAATGTACATGTACTGCCAGAATTTCAAGAAGAGAAG aCTGTTGAAGATTGAACGGCAGGATGTTATGAATGCACTAGAACCCGTGCTTCTTGCTGAGAGAGACAGAGC ATATCTGAAGCAACTACGAAGAAATGTTGAAGAAGAACACGAACTGATGAAAAATGTTCCCGGGTGGAAAGTTGGCACATATTATGGAGAACCAGTCTTCAAAACTGTACCAAAGGATAAACTTGTAGATCCAATATTGGAGGAATACTACGCACATGCAAGTAGAAAAGCCTACGATGATAAAGCTTATGAGTTCACATGGCGTTGA